The Euphorbia lathyris chromosome 2, ddEupLath1.1, whole genome shotgun sequence genome includes a window with the following:
- the LOC136218147 gene encoding xyloglucan O-acetyltransferase 1 yields the protein MGTMGPYKDHSSYPSLTKKLLPWTFYAIIFFVLFRLYFYSCPFLHSDHIIISSPSSLSVSPSLEREIAEETACDYTDGKWVPEKEGPLYNGTSCGTIKEGQNCLAHGRPDLGYLYWRWEPKQCKLPRFDPIKFLQLFSNKHLAFVGDSMARNQLESLLCMLATASPPKLVYRDGEDNKFRRWYFATHNINISIYWSPFLVKGVEKSNSGPNHNELYLDQIDERWASDMNGFDMIVLSIGHWFLHPAVYYEGDSILGCHYCPGLNHTEIGFYDVLRKAVKTTLNTVTERRGSIGKRIDVVLTSFSPSHFEGDWDKFGACPKTEPYKEGEKSVEGMDAEMRQIEIEQIEAAKIKSLQFDKVRLEALDVTKLSVMRADGHPGPYMYPFPFANGVTERVQNDCVHWCLPGPIDTWNEILLEMIKRWQKNHQSLREE from the exons ATGGGCACTATGGGTCCGTATAAAGAccattcttcttatccttctctTACCAAGAAGCTCCTTCCATGGACTTTTTATGCTATTATCTTCTTTGTTTTATTTCGCTTGTATTTTTATTCATGCCCTTTTCTTCACTCTGATCACATCATCATCTCCTCTCCCTCTTCGCTCTCTGTTTCTCCTTCTCTAG AAAGGGAAATTGCGGAGGAAACTGCTTGTGACTACACAGATGGAAAATGGGTACCTGAAAAGGAAGGTCCTTTATACAATGGCACAAGCTGTGGCACAATCAAAGAAGGCCAGAACTGCCTCGCCCATGGCAGACCGGACTTGGGCTATCTTTACTGGAGATGGGAACCAAAACAGTGCAAACTTCCAAGGTTTGATcctatcaaatttcttcaactATTTAGCAATAAGCATTTGGCATTTGTCGGTGATTCCATGGCTAGGAATCAATTAGAATCACTTCTTTGCATGCTAGCTACTGCCTCTCCTCCTAAACTCGTGTATAGAGATGGTGAAGACAACAAATTCAGGAGATGGTATTTTGCAACTCATAATATCAATATATCAATCTATTGGTCACCATTTCTAGTAAAAGGTGTTGAAAAATCAAATTCTGGTCCAAATCATAATGAATTGTATTTAGACCAAATTGATGAGAGATGGGCAAGTGATATGAATGGATTTGATATGATTGTGCTGTCAATTGGGCATTGGTTCTTACATCCAGCAGTATACTATGAAGGAGATTCTATACTAGGTTGCCATTACTGTCCTGGTCTTAACCACACAGAAATTGGATTTTATGATGTGTTAAGGAAGGCAGTAAAAACTACACTCAATACTGTAACCGAAAGAAGAGGAAGTATTGGGAAGAGGATTGATGTAGTTCTTACTAGTTTTTCACCATCACATTTTGAAGGTGATTGGGATAAATTTGGTGCTTGTCCAAAAACAGAACCTTATAAGGAAGGAGAGAAATCAGTTGAAGGAATGGATGCAGAGATGAGACAAATTGAGATTGAACAAATTGAAGCTGCAAAGATAAAGTCACTGCAATTTGATAAGGTGAGATTAGAGGCATTAGATGTTACTAAATTATCAGTAATGAGAGCAGATGGTCATCCTGGACCTTATATGTATCCATTTCCTTTTGCAAATGGTGTAACTGAGCGTGTGCAGAATGATTGTGTACACTGGTGCTTGCCAGGTCCAATAGATACTTGGAATGAGATATTACTGGAGATGATTAAGAGATGGCAGAAGAATCATCAATCATTAAGAGAAGAATAA
- the LOC136218149 gene encoding GCN5-related N-acetyltransferase 5, chloroplastic isoform X1 encodes MAAALTFSLSLYSDPQRLPFILSSSNKTHTVLPLHKSNSFFVKSFSSSHTSPSTSEITSSDIYSNLEESFRTRKFLTNEELQKLNTLQNFKYDQQLDTGSLSIRVMRSEEIDVTVKLLAESFAESMFLPVGYVSLLRFLVKQYLIERRGMMPYAVTLVGFYRGKDEENGNEEEDGGLAGTVEVCFDKRGANASPPTPTPPKNSPYICNMTVKDSLRRKGIGWNLLKASEELISQMGCTREVYLHCRMIDLAPFNMYTKAGYSVVKTDSILVLLMLQRRKHLMSKKLPVLKSYSELDFLGSDRETSSQLDT; translated from the exons ATGGCTGCTGCACTCACTTTCTCTCTGAGTCTCTACTCAGATCCTCAAAGACTACCCTTCATTTTATCATCTTCAAATAAAACTCACACAGTACTTCCTCTCCACAAATCTAATAGTTTCTTTGTTAAGTCCTTTTCCTCCTCTCACACTTCTCCTTCAACATCAGAAATCACTTCTTCAGATATCTATTCTAATCTCGAGGAATCTTTTAGAACTCGCAAGTTTTTGACCAACGAAGAGCTTCAAAAGCTTAATACCctccaaaattttaaatatgatCAACAACTGGATACTGGGTCCTTGTCTATTCGGGTAATGAGGTCCGAAGAGATCGATGTCACTGTGAAATTGCTAGCCGAGTCATTTGCCGAGTCGATGTTTCTTCCTGTTGGATATGTATCTTTGTTGAGGTTTTTGGTGAAGCAGTACTTGATTGAGAGGAGAGGTATGATGCCTTATGCTGTTACACTTGTTGGGTTTTACAGAGGGAAAGATGAGGAAAATGGAAATGAAGAAGAGGATGGGGGTCTGGCTGGGACCGTCGAGGTTTGTTTTGATAAAAGAGGTGCTAATGCTTCTCCTCCTACACCAACTCCTCCCAAAAATTCTCCTTACATTTGCAATATGACTGTTAAGGACTCACTTCGTAG GAAGGGCATTGGATGGAATCTTCTGAAGGCAAGTGAGGAGTTAATTTCTCAGATGGGTTGCACAAGAGAGGTGTACCTGCATTGCAGAATGATTGATTTGGCCCCTTTTAACATGTATACTAAAGCAGGATACAGTGTCGTTAAGACAGATAGCATATTGGTTCTACTGATGTTGCAGAGACGCAAACATTTGATGTCCAAGAAACTTCCAGTCTTGAAAAGCTATTCAGAACTTGATTTTTTGGGCTCTGACAGGGAAACTTCGTCACAATTGGATACATAG
- the LOC136218149 gene encoding GCN5-related N-acetyltransferase 5, chloroplastic isoform X2: MAAALTFSLSLYSDPQRLPFILSSSNKTHTVLPLHKSNSFFVKSFSSSHTSPSTSEITSSDIYSNLEESFRTRKFLTNEELQKLNTLQNFKYDQQLDTGSLSIRVMRSEEIDVTVKLLAESFAESMFLPVGYVSLLRFLVKQYLIERRGMMPYAVTLVGFYRGKDEENGNEEEDGGLAGTVEVCFDKRGANASPPTPTPPKNSPYICNMTVKDSLRRILSDQLS, translated from the coding sequence ATGGCTGCTGCACTCACTTTCTCTCTGAGTCTCTACTCAGATCCTCAAAGACTACCCTTCATTTTATCATCTTCAAATAAAACTCACACAGTACTTCCTCTCCACAAATCTAATAGTTTCTTTGTTAAGTCCTTTTCCTCCTCTCACACTTCTCCTTCAACATCAGAAATCACTTCTTCAGATATCTATTCTAATCTCGAGGAATCTTTTAGAACTCGCAAGTTTTTGACCAACGAAGAGCTTCAAAAGCTTAATACCctccaaaattttaaatatgatCAACAACTGGATACTGGGTCCTTGTCTATTCGGGTAATGAGGTCCGAAGAGATCGATGTCACTGTGAAATTGCTAGCCGAGTCATTTGCCGAGTCGATGTTTCTTCCTGTTGGATATGTATCTTTGTTGAGGTTTTTGGTGAAGCAGTACTTGATTGAGAGGAGAGGTATGATGCCTTATGCTGTTACACTTGTTGGGTTTTACAGAGGGAAAGATGAGGAAAATGGAAATGAAGAAGAGGATGGGGGTCTGGCTGGGACCGTCGAGGTTTGTTTTGATAAAAGAGGTGCTAATGCTTCTCCTCCTACACCAACTCCTCCCAAAAATTCTCCTTACATTTGCAATATGACTGTTAAGGACTCACTTCGTAG